One Chryseobacterium wanjuense genomic region harbors:
- a CDS encoding copper homeostasis protein CutC, translating into MSKIEIACFNPESAIIAFENGADRIELCDGLSEGGITSNFETAKQLREKINIPIFVMIRPRGGDFTYSDAEFEQMKEELIQLKSLNVDGFVFGILDENDEVNMEQNKVLVELAKPYQCTFHRAFDRAKDLENSLEKVIECGFKTILTSGQKPNVSEGKENLKKLVELSNGRIEILIGGGLRSTNIEEIREVTKAGYFHSSAITDGGAFANADEVIALKNK; encoded by the coding sequence ATGTCAAAAATAGAAATAGCATGTTTCAATCCGGAATCGGCAATCATCGCATTTGAAAATGGAGCCGACAGAATAGAATTGTGTGACGGATTAAGCGAAGGCGGAATAACGTCCAACTTTGAAACAGCAAAACAGCTTAGAGAAAAAATCAACATTCCGATTTTTGTGATGATTCGTCCTCGAGGCGGCGATTTTACCTATTCAGATGCAGAATTTGAGCAGATGAAAGAAGAATTAATTCAATTAAAATCATTAAATGTTGATGGTTTTGTTTTCGGAATTCTGGATGAAAATGATGAGGTAAATATGGAGCAGAATAAAGTGTTGGTAGAATTGGCAAAACCTTACCAGTGTACGTTTCACAGGGCTTTCGACAGGGCAAAAGATCTTGAAAATTCTTTGGAGAAAGTGATAGAATGCGGCTTTAAAACGATCCTTACTTCCGGTCAAAAACCCAATGTTTCTGAAGGGAAAGAAAACCTTAAAAAGCTGGTTGAATTATCGAATGGAAGAATCGAAATTCTCATCGGCGGCGGACTTCGCTCTACTAATATTGAAGAAATCAGAGAAGTAACGAAAGCCGGATATTTTCATTCTTCTGCGATCACGGATGGTGGGGCTTTTGCGAATGCAGATGAGGTGATTGCTTTGAAGAATAAATAA
- the priA gene encoding replication restart helicase PriA, with amino-acid sequence MQYAQIVLPLNLKGSFTYKVPEELQPEIQIGMRVLVPFGGKKIYTGIVFELHDQAPENFVVKEVISILDDQAIVPQEQINFWNWLSDYYLCGLGEIYRFAFPSSLKLESETYLKLKPNITVDFENLDVNEMYLVQALEVRQLINLTDIEAFIPKKDIIKTVNSLIDLQYIEIDEKIAEKYKAKEVAYVKINDEVLKTQNLTEILLTLKRAQKQKELFLNILEKQTENPDLHIKKSELFEDGYFAGSHFKALADKNLVEEYYMQKDRIESYEGEIEEIEELSETQKIAKTEVDEAFEEGKNVLLHGVTSSGKTHIYLEKIEECINEGKNVLFLLPEISLTKQITQRLEKKYGRQLGFYHQKLTDFERVEVWRRIRQNDIKILIGTRNALFLPFQNLGLVVVDEEHDSAYKPREVSPYFNAKDAALVFGNFYGAKVILGSATPSVESYYNARKDKMAYVFLEERFGNVKLPEYELINFKEAQDSKKVSGNFSLRLIDEIKKTLEEKNQAIVLHNRRGYANVVECETCGYVNYCSNCDVVMTYHKAANEMKCHYCGQRASKPKACPKCHSENLNERGVGVEQIHEEVSKLFPENEVDRMDVDSMRKKFAYEKLYEKIEDRETDIVVGTQMISKGLDFNHIELVAIPKADSLLYVQDFRAEERAYQLITQVSGRAGRVSGKGKILIQTFNPDHSVFQLIKMNNPAKVYKYILTERQKFHYPPFTKLIMIELKHRREDKANRASQFLGSILRKYLPEDCVLGPEKAQIARLNNLYQFQIMLKLPRGKKYEEYKKLVLISLKEFDEITAYHSIKKDVFVDF; translated from the coding sequence TTGCAGTACGCTCAGATAGTTTTACCATTAAACTTAAAAGGATCTTTCACTTACAAAGTTCCTGAAGAATTACAACCTGAAATTCAGATAGGAATGCGGGTTTTGGTTCCGTTTGGTGGGAAGAAAATTTATACCGGAATTGTGTTTGAGCTTCATGACCAGGCGCCGGAAAATTTTGTGGTAAAAGAAGTTATCAGCATTTTGGATGATCAGGCGATCGTTCCGCAGGAGCAAATTAACTTCTGGAACTGGCTTTCAGATTACTATTTGTGCGGGCTGGGCGAGATTTACCGTTTTGCATTTCCTTCTTCTTTAAAGCTTGAAAGTGAAACATATTTAAAATTAAAACCCAATATCACAGTCGATTTTGAAAATCTTGATGTGAATGAAATGTATCTCGTTCAGGCCTTGGAAGTTCGACAGCTGATTAATCTTACGGATATCGAAGCGTTTATTCCGAAAAAAGATATTATTAAAACCGTCAATTCACTTATTGATCTTCAATATATTGAAATCGACGAAAAAATTGCTGAAAAATATAAAGCAAAAGAGGTTGCTTACGTTAAAATTAATGATGAAGTTTTAAAAACTCAAAATCTTACGGAAATTCTTTTAACATTAAAAAGAGCTCAGAAACAGAAAGAACTTTTCCTGAATATTCTTGAAAAACAGACGGAAAATCCTGATTTACATATCAAAAAATCCGAACTTTTTGAAGACGGATATTTTGCCGGTTCGCATTTTAAAGCGTTGGCAGATAAAAATCTTGTTGAAGAATATTATATGCAAAAAGACAGGATTGAAAGCTATGAAGGCGAAATTGAAGAGATCGAAGAACTTTCCGAAACTCAGAAAATAGCAAAAACGGAAGTTGACGAAGCCTTTGAGGAAGGGAAAAATGTTCTGCTTCATGGGGTGACTTCATCAGGGAAAACACATATTTATTTAGAGAAAATTGAAGAATGCATCAATGAGGGAAAAAATGTTTTGTTTTTGCTTCCAGAAATTTCTTTGACCAAACAAATTACTCAACGATTAGAAAAAAAATACGGTCGTCAGTTGGGATTTTATCACCAAAAACTCACCGATTTTGAAAGGGTGGAAGTCTGGAGAAGAATCCGGCAGAATGATATTAAAATCCTTATCGGAACGCGAAATGCACTGTTTTTACCTTTCCAGAATTTAGGGCTGGTTGTTGTGGATGAAGAGCACGATTCCGCTTACAAACCGAGAGAGGTTTCTCCTTATTTTAATGCTAAAGATGCGGCATTGGTGTTCGGAAATTTTTATGGTGCAAAAGTGATTTTGGGATCTGCAACCCCTTCTGTTGAAAGCTATTACAATGCCAGAAAAGATAAAATGGCTTATGTTTTTCTTGAAGAGCGCTTCGGAAATGTAAAATTACCTGAATATGAATTAATTAACTTTAAAGAAGCTCAGGATTCCAAAAAAGTTTCCGGGAATTTTTCTTTGAGATTAATTGATGAGATCAAGAAAACCTTAGAAGAGAAAAATCAGGCTATTGTGCTTCACAACCGCCGTGGTTATGCGAATGTAGTGGAGTGTGAAACCTGCGGATATGTGAATTATTGCTCGAATTGTGACGTTGTCATGACTTATCATAAGGCTGCCAATGAAATGAAATGCCATTATTGCGGTCAAAGGGCTTCAAAACCGAAAGCATGCCCGAAATGTCATTCTGAAAATCTGAATGAAAGAGGAGTGGGCGTTGAGCAAATTCACGAAGAAGTTTCAAAATTATTTCCTGAAAATGAGGTAGATAGAATGGATGTTGATTCTATGCGGAAGAAATTTGCCTACGAAAAATTATACGAAAAAATTGAAGATCGGGAAACGGATATTGTGGTCGGAACGCAAATGATTTCTAAAGGATTAGACTTTAATCATATTGAGTTGGTGGCAATTCCCAAAGCGGATTCTTTATTGTATGTTCAGGATTTCCGAGCCGAAGAAAGGGCTTATCAGCTGATCACACAGGTTTCCGGCCGCGCCGGAAGAGTTTCCGGAAAAGGGAAAATTTTAATTCAGACTTTTAATCCGGATCATTCTGTTTTCCAATTGATTAAAATGAATAACCCGGCGAAAGTTTACAAATATATTTTAACGGAGCGTCAAAAATTTCATTATCCGCCTTTCACAAAATTAATCATGATTGAGCTTAAACACAGAAGGGAAGACAAGGCAAACCGCGCTTCTCAATTCTTAGGTTCGATTTTAAGAAAATATCTTCCTGAAGATTGCGTTTTGGGTCCGGAAAAGGCTCAAATTGCGAGACTTAATAATCTATATCAATTTCAAATTATGCTTAAACTTCCGCGTGGTAAAAAGTATGAGGAATACAAGAAGCTGGTTTTGATAAGTCTAAAAGAATTTGACGAAATTACTGCTTATCATAGCATTAAAAAGGACGTTTTTGTTGATTTTTAA
- a CDS encoding AEC family transporter, producing MVNFVLIAICIIAGMALKATKSIHPDAHKGINTWILYLALPAVSFKYLPKVHWTMEMLFPVAATFLIAVVCFVFMAIYSKIKGYSGRSRSTLELVSGYSNTSFIGFPLISAFYGESLLSIAIICDQTMFFSLSTLGIIAAVRGGSRSGKVSAAFIVKRLITFPPLIGCISALVLSRFIDFTFAEPLFDKLAATLSPLALFSVGLQLKFNGWKKLIPQMSVSLLYKLIIAPAMILGLTLLLGVKGNVAKITVFETAMPTVVTSSIIAEQFRLNTKLTNLIIGFSIIVGFFTSAIWYEIIEYFF from the coding sequence ATGGTAAATTTTGTTCTGATCGCAATATGCATTATCGCAGGAATGGCTCTCAAGGCAACAAAATCTATCCATCCTGACGCGCACAAAGGCATCAACACCTGGATTCTTTACCTAGCGCTTCCGGCAGTTTCATTCAAATATCTGCCTAAAGTTCATTGGACGATGGAAATGCTTTTTCCCGTTGCTGCAACGTTTTTAATTGCTGTTGTCTGCTTCGTTTTCATGGCGATTTATAGTAAAATCAAAGGATATTCGGGGAGATCGAGAAGCACATTAGAACTGGTAAGCGGTTACAGCAATACTTCATTCATCGGGTTCCCGCTGATTTCGGCTTTTTACGGCGAAAGTCTCCTCAGCATCGCCATTATCTGTGATCAGACCATGTTTTTTTCCCTTTCTACATTGGGAATTATTGCTGCGGTAAGAGGAGGAAGCAGATCCGGAAAAGTAAGTGCGGCATTTATAGTAAAAAGATTAATCACTTTTCCTCCTTTGATAGGATGTATTTCAGCTTTAGTCTTATCTCGGTTTATAGATTTCACTTTTGCGGAGCCGCTTTTCGACAAACTGGCGGCAACATTAAGTCCGCTCGCTTTATTTTCAGTTGGGTTACAGTTGAAATTCAACGGATGGAAAAAATTAATCCCTCAAATGTCGGTTTCATTACTGTATAAATTAATTATAGCACCGGCTATGATTTTAGGGCTTACTTTATTATTAGGAGTAAAGGGAAATGTCGCTAAAATAACGGTTTTCGAAACTGCAATGCCTACGGTTGTCACTTCAAGTATCATTGCAGAACAATTCAGGTTAAATACCAAATTAACGAATTTAATTATAGGATTCAGTATCATCGTAGGATTTTTTACTTCCGCAATTTGGTATGAAATTATAGAATATTTTTTCTAG
- the dacB gene encoding D-alanyl-D-alanine carboxypeptidase/D-alanyl-D-alanine endopeptidase, producing the protein MVNFRKYISSVAVLASGFFLAQSTVSTVLYSQTYDNQKSLNLPSPITSVVEKAILSPKELVDINVNTMMTDPVLKNANWGFVVYDPKTKKVISSYNENTPLVPASTTKLLTTETAMSLLGENYRWMTQLEYSGSIDENGVLNGNLYIVGSGDPSLGTNKAGAWSYRDIVSDFVGGLSREGIKKVNGDIIIQTALFKGNISKLPENVVWLENNNYYLPVGSTREINPANEKLIVKKGNNFSGDKKFFYISPYNQQMVYADKYDGDGILTTKLPDAPAYLANTFRTTLVKSGIAVTGKVTPKMTDANPENRKLVSAYKSPTLSDIIYYTNQHSDNGLAEALLKTVGFQNLGDQTAESGRRVVTEHLKSEGFDMMGLNYMDGSGLSRSNNVTPIAQAKFLTSLMDEKYYKTYFNSLPVGGQSGTLKRMFIGTGNGQVFAKTGTLNKVKTLAGYMKTNSGKTLVFSLMVNNYAGSVDMVKKRMEKILEPALDL; encoded by the coding sequence ATGGTAAATTTCAGAAAGTATATTTCAAGTGTTGCGGTGCTGGCTTCAGGATTTTTCCTTGCTCAGTCTACCGTTTCTACAGTTCTATATTCTCAGACTTACGACAATCAGAAAAGTTTAAACTTACCTTCCCCCATTACTTCAGTAGTGGAGAAAGCTATTTTGTCGCCTAAAGAGCTTGTAGATATCAATGTAAACACAATGATGACCGACCCCGTTTTGAAAAACGCAAACTGGGGATTCGTAGTGTATGACCCTAAAACGAAGAAAGTAATCTCTTCGTACAACGAAAATACTCCTCTGGTTCCTGCTTCTACAACGAAATTATTAACAACGGAAACGGCAATGAGCCTGTTGGGAGAAAATTATCGTTGGATGACTCAGCTGGAATATTCAGGAAGTATCGATGAAAATGGAGTTCTGAACGGAAATCTTTATATCGTAGGAAGCGGCGACCCATCTTTGGGTACCAATAAAGCCGGAGCCTGGTCGTACAGAGATATCGTTTCAGATTTCGTAGGTGGACTCTCTCGTGAAGGAATCAAAAAGGTAAATGGTGATATTATTATTCAGACAGCGCTTTTCAAAGGTAACATTTCGAAGCTTCCGGAAAATGTTGTTTGGCTAGAGAACAATAATTATTATTTGCCGGTGGGTTCTACAAGAGAAATCAATCCTGCCAATGAAAAATTAATTGTAAAGAAAGGAAATAATTTCTCAGGAGATAAAAAATTCTTCTATATTTCTCCTTACAATCAACAGATGGTATATGCAGATAAATATGATGGAGACGGTATTTTAACAACAAAATTACCTGATGCGCCGGCTTATCTCGCCAATACATTCAGAACGACTCTTGTAAAAAGCGGAATCGCCGTAACAGGAAAAGTAACGCCTAAAATGACGGATGCAAATCCTGAAAACAGAAAGTTGGTTTCAGCTTACAAATCTCCTACGTTGAGCGATATTATTTATTATACCAATCAGCACAGTGATAATGGTTTGGCAGAAGCATTGCTGAAAACGGTTGGTTTCCAGAATTTAGGGGATCAGACTGCTGAATCGGGCAGAAGAGTGGTTACAGAACACTTGAAAAGTGAAGGTTTCGATATGATGGGCTTAAATTATATGGACGGAAGCGGACTTTCAAGAAGCAATAACGTAACTCCGATTGCTCAGGCTAAGTTTTTAACATCATTAATGGATGAAAAATATTATAAAACCTATTTTAATTCATTGCCGGTGGGAGGACAGTCGGGAACATTGAAAAGAATGTTTATTGGAACAGGAAACGGACAGGTTTTTGCTAAGACAGGTACTTTAAACAAAGTAAAAACATTAGCAGGATACATGAAAACGAACTCAGGAAAGACTTTAGTTTTTTCGTTAATGGTTAACAATTATGCAGGATCTGTAGATATGGTAAAGAAAAGAATGGAAAAAATTCTAGAACCAGCCTTAGATCTTTAA
- a CDS encoding isoaspartyl peptidase/L-asparaginase family protein encodes MSSRRKFIKNTALASSALLLNPLDLLAKDLPENTHKAVNKPIVLSTWNFGLKANEEAWTILGKGGRALDAVEKGVRLVELDPNERSVGYGGRPDRDGRVTLDACIMDENYNIGSVACLEHIKNPISVARAIMEKTPHVMLVADGALEFALSQGFKKENLLTPESEKEWKEWLKTSQYKPIVNIENHDTIGMIALDANGNLSGACTTSGMAFKMHGRVGDSPIIGAGLFVDNEVGAATATGHGEEVIRMVGTHLVVELMRQGKNPQQACKEAVERIVQITKRRNKNLKDIQVGFIALNKKGEYGSYCIQDGFNFAVYDQKGSRLEKPEFALK; translated from the coding sequence ATGTCATCACGTAGAAAATTTATAAAAAATACGGCATTGGCCTCATCAGCATTATTATTGAATCCGTTGGATTTACTTGCGAAAGATTTGCCTGAAAATACTCATAAAGCTGTTAATAAACCGATCGTTCTTTCCACCTGGAATTTTGGATTAAAAGCTAATGAAGAAGCCTGGACGATTCTTGGAAAAGGTGGAAGAGCTTTGGATGCGGTAGAAAAAGGAGTACGCCTTGTCGAGCTTGACCCGAATGAAAGAAGTGTGGGCTATGGCGGTCGTCCTGACAGAGACGGAAGAGTGACGCTGGATGCCTGTATCATGGACGAAAATTACAATATTGGCTCAGTTGCCTGTCTGGAGCATATTAAAAACCCGATTTCCGTAGCAAGAGCAATAATGGAAAAAACACCACATGTGATGCTGGTTGCTGACGGAGCTTTGGAATTTGCTCTTTCTCAAGGTTTTAAAAAAGAAAATCTTCTCACTCCGGAATCCGAAAAAGAATGGAAAGAATGGTTGAAAACAAGTCAGTACAAACCTATTGTAAACATTGAAAATCACGATACGATCGGGATGATTGCTTTGGATGCCAACGGAAATCTTTCGGGAGCCTGTACAACCAGCGGAATGGCATTCAAAATGCATGGCAGAGTAGGCGATTCTCCTATCATTGGAGCGGGCTTATTTGTTGATAATGAGGTGGGTGCAGCGACGGCAACAGGTCATGGTGAGGAAGTGATCAGAATGGTGGGAACTCATTTGGTGGTGGAATTGATGAGACAAGGGAAAAATCCGCAACAGGCTTGTAAAGAAGCAGTTGAGAGGATCGTTCAGATTACCAAAAGAAGAAATAAAAATCTGAAAGATATTCAGGTTGGGTTTATTGCGCTCAATAAAAAAGGTGAATACGGTTCGTATTGTATTCAGGATGGATTTAATTTTGCCGTTTACGATCAGAAAGGAAGCCGTCTGGAAAAACCTGAATTTGCCTTAAAATAA
- a CDS encoding beta-mannosidase, producing MNKTILFAFFFIQNIFFGQYSERNLSSEKWQFKNSKDKNWLIATVPGTVHLDLMKNNIIPDPFKDENEKKVQWIENEDWDYQTSFKMSSKELENQNIELVFNGLDTFSKIYLNGKLIQTTDNMFRKWTIPVKQNVKNGENILQIKFKSAVNVGKELAKKVPFTVPESPRSYVRKAQYQFGWDWGPRLVTAGIWKDVKLNFWNQAKLENVKIEQKVLTKQKADLNIHAEIIANNNGNYRILINGQSQNISLKPGLNTISVPYQIKNPKLWQPNGWGDPNVYELKISLQKDSKRIAEKSERIGLRTVELIQEKDAKGKSFYFKVNGNPMYAKGTNWIPADSFSPRISKEKYQKLIKDSKEAHMNMIRVWGGGIYEDDEFYKACDENGILVWQDFMFAGSFYPGDENFQQNVELEVKDQINRLQNHPSLALWCGNNEIDEAIVNWKFQNQFKYSNEDSLQVWKDYNKIFHEIIPNAIKKYATRDKTIYWPSSPSIGWGHKESLTEGDSHYWGVWWGEQPFEIYNEKVPRFASEYGFQAMPTLETTKSMFSGKPDLSLQNGTIKAHEKHSRGWEIIDNYMKRDYKSPTDFVKYNYISQLLQARGMQIAIEAHRRAKPYNMGSLYWQLNDCWPVVSWSSIDYLGNWKALHYQIKRSFENQVILTEEKDGVLNFFAINDELKKFEDVNLEIQVINFKGQILKKISSTPNGKNLIEITILDPVKIKNLIGNNNKSEVFLRLILKDKNEKIIVENTHFFVKPKELKLSKPTIKIKKISPTEIEISTDVLAKDVYLIGDTHFSDNFFDLLPKTSKKIKLSKSLEKMEVMSLWDAMN from the coding sequence ATGAATAAAACTATCCTTTTTGCTTTCTTTTTCATTCAAAATATCTTTTTTGGACAATATTCAGAGCGAAATTTATCCTCTGAAAAATGGCAATTTAAAAATTCAAAAGATAAAAATTGGCTGATCGCCACGGTACCGGGGACAGTTCATTTGGATTTGATGAAGAATAATATTATTCCGGATCCTTTTAAAGATGAAAATGAGAAAAAAGTTCAGTGGATAGAAAATGAAGATTGGGATTATCAGACTTCATTTAAAATGTCATCAAAAGAATTAGAAAATCAAAATATTGAATTGGTTTTTAATGGGTTGGATACTTTTTCAAAAATTTATTTAAATGGAAAATTAATTCAGACTACGGATAATATGTTCAGGAAATGGACAATTCCCGTTAAGCAAAATGTGAAAAATGGCGAAAATATTTTACAAATTAAGTTTAAATCGGCTGTAAATGTAGGAAAAGAATTGGCGAAAAAAGTTCCGTTCACCGTGCCGGAATCGCCGAGAAGTTATGTAAGAAAAGCGCAATACCAGTTCGGCTGGGATTGGGGACCAAGATTGGTGACGGCTGGGATATGGAAAGATGTAAAACTCAATTTCTGGAATCAGGCCAAACTTGAAAATGTAAAAATCGAACAAAAAGTTTTAACAAAACAAAAAGCTGATTTAAATATTCATGCTGAAATTATAGCAAATAATAACGGAAACTATAGGATTTTAATAAACGGTCAATCTCAAAATATTTCGTTAAAACCTGGTTTAAATACTATTTCTGTACCTTATCAAATTAAAAATCCGAAACTTTGGCAGCCGAATGGTTGGGGCGATCCGAATGTATATGAATTAAAAATCTCTCTTCAAAAAGATTCAAAACGTATTGCTGAAAAATCTGAACGAATTGGTTTAAGAACGGTTGAATTAATTCAGGAAAAAGATGCAAAAGGAAAATCTTTTTATTTTAAAGTCAATGGAAATCCGATGTATGCAAAAGGCACCAACTGGATTCCGGCCGACAGTTTTTCACCGAGAATCAGCAAAGAAAAATATCAAAAACTCATCAAAGATTCCAAAGAAGCGCACATGAATATGATTCGTGTCTGGGGCGGCGGAATTTATGAAGATGATGAATTTTACAAAGCTTGCGACGAAAACGGAATTTTGGTTTGGCAGGATTTTATGTTTGCGGGAAGTTTTTATCCGGGAGATGAAAATTTTCAACAAAATGTAGAATTAGAAGTAAAAGATCAAATCAATCGACTTCAGAACCATCCATCCCTAGCTTTATGGTGCGGAAATAATGAAATTGATGAAGCAATTGTCAATTGGAAATTTCAAAATCAATTCAAATATTCTAATGAAGATTCTTTACAGGTTTGGAAAGATTACAATAAAATTTTTCATGAAATTATTCCAAATGCCATAAAAAAATACGCAACAAGAGACAAAACGATTTATTGGCCAAGTTCACCTTCTATCGGGTGGGGGCATAAAGAGAGCTTGACTGAAGGTGATTCTCATTATTGGGGTGTTTGGTGGGGAGAGCAGCCGTTTGAGATTTATAATGAAAAAGTTCCAAGGTTTGCATCAGAATATGGCTTTCAGGCAATGCCAACACTGGAAACCACAAAATCTATGTTCTCCGGAAAACCTGATTTAAGCCTGCAAAACGGAACCATTAAAGCTCACGAAAAACATTCCAGAGGTTGGGAAATCATTGATAATTACATGAAGCGCGATTATAAAAGCCCAACAGATTTTGTGAAATATAATTATATTTCCCAGCTGCTTCAGGCTCGTGGAATGCAGATTGCCATCGAAGCCCATCGTCGTGCAAAACCTTATAATATGGGAAGTTTATATTGGCAGCTGAACGACTGTTGGCCTGTTGTTTCGTGGTCTTCGATTGATTATTTGGGAAACTGGAAGGCGCTGCATTACCAGATCAAAAGAAGCTTTGAAAATCAGGTGATTTTGACAGAGGAAAAAGATGGAGTCTTGAATTTTTTTGCCATAAATGATGAACTGAAAAAGTTTGAAGATGTAAATTTGGAAATTCAGGTAATTAATTTCAAAGGTCAGATTTTAAAGAAAATATCTTCAACTCCGAATGGAAAAAATTTGATTGAAATAACAATATTAGACCCTGTTAAAATTAAAAATTTAATAGGAAATAACAATAAAAGCGAAGTTTTTTTACGACTCATTTTAAAAGATAAAAACGAAAAAATAATTGTTGAAAATACTCATTTCTTCGTAAAACCAAAAGAGTTAAAACTATCAAAGCCAACCATCAAAATCAAGAAAATTTCTCCAACAGAAATCGAAATTTCCACTGATGTTTTAGCGAAAGATGTATATTTAATCGGAGACACTCACTTTAGTGATAATTTTTTTGATTTATTACCGAAAACGTCAAAGAAAATCAAGCTTTCAAAGTCTTTGGAGAAGATGGAGGTGATGAGTCTTTGGGATGCGATGAATTAA